TCAGCCGCCCGAAGGCCGATGGCGGCGATCACCACATCACCATCGTCGGCGCCACCTCGGGCGATACCGGTTCCGCCGCGATCGACGCGGTGGCGGGCCGCGCCGGGGTCGATATCTTCATGCTGCACCCGCACGGCCGGGTCAGCGACGTGCAGCGCCGGCAGATGACCACGGTGCTGGCGCCGAACGTGTACAACATCGCCATCGACGGCAGCTTCGACGATGCGCAGGCGATGGTGAAGCGCATGTTCAACGATGCGGCGATGACCGGCCGCTTCGCGATCAGCGCGGTCAATTCGATCAACTGGGCGCGCCTGATGGCGCAAGTGGTCTATTACTTCGCCGCCGCGCTCCAGCTTGGCGCGCCGCAGCGCAAGGTGGCCTTCAGCGTGCCGACCGGCAATTTCGGCGATGTCTTCGCCGGCTATGTCGCCGCGAAGATGGGCCTGCCGATCGAGCGGCTTATCGTCGCCACCAACGTCAACGACATCCTGCACCGCGCCCTTTCGAGCGGGGACTATTCGGCCAGCACCGTCACGCCCACCGCCGCCCCTTCCATGGACATCCAGGTCTCGTCGAATTTCGAACGCCTGCTGTTCGATGCCGCCGGGCGCGATGGCGCTGCGCTGGCCGCGCAGATGAAAGGCTTCGAGGCGACGAAGGCGATGCAGCTGACCAACGCCCAGCGCGAAAGCATCGCCGCGCTGTTCACCAGCGCCCGCGCCGACGCCAACGATATGGCCCACGCGATGCGCTGGGCGCACGAGGCGACGGGCGAAGTGCTCGATCCGCACACCGCGATCGGGTTGCACGGTGCGCGCACGGCGCAGGGCATCCCCGCCGGCGTTCCCGTGGTCACGCTGGCGACCGCGCATCCCGCCAAGTTCCGCGATGCGGTGGAACGCGCCACCGGCGTCCGCCCCGCGCTGCCGACGCGGATGGGCGACCTGTTCGAGCGCGAGGAATCCTGCGCGCACCTGCCGGGCGATTACGACACCGTTGCCGCGTGGATCGCCGAGCGCGCCACGCCGCGCCACGGCTGACGGGACGCGGGAAAGCGCATGGCCCGGCTTGATTCCGCGCCCCGCCTGATGATCGGGCAGGGCTGGCCCGATTTCGGGCTGGTCGACAGCGGACACGGGCGTAAGCTGGAACGCTATGGGCGTTACCGCTTCATCCGGCCCGAACCGCAGGCGCTGTGGACGCCGCGCCAGGCCGACTGGACGGCGGACGGGGAATTCGTCCCCGGTTCCGACGAGGATGGCGGCGGGCGCTGGATGTTCGACCGGCCGGTGCCGCGCGAAGGCTGGGACCTGACGCGGGGCGAGGTGCGCTTCACCGCCTCCTGCACGCCGTTCCGCCATCTCGGCTTCTTTCCGGATATGGCCCCGGTGTGGGACTGGATGGGGGACCGGCTGGAAGGCAAGTCCGACGCCTCTACGCTCAACCTGTTCGGCTATACCGGCGTGGGCACGTTGTCCCTGTCGGCGTTCGGGCCGGTCACGCACGTCGATGCCTCGAAGAAGTCGGTGGCGCAGGCGCGGGCCAATGCCGCGCTTTCGGGCATGGCCGAACGGCCGGTGCGCTGGATCGTCGACGATGCCGCCAAGTTCGCCGCGCGCGAAGTGCGGCGCGGGCGGCGCTATGACGGGATCATCCTCGATCCGCCCAAGTTCGGCCGAGGGCCGGATGGCGAGGTCTGGCGGCTGGAAGAGAACCTGCCGGGCCTGATCGCCGATTGCCGGCAGTTGCTCGACGCCGAAAGCCGCTTCCTGTTCCTGACGGTCTATGCGGTGCGCATGTCCTCGCTCGCCATTGCCGGCCTGCTGGCGGAAGCGCTGGCCGATCTGCCCGGTACGATCGAACACGGCGACCTCGCGATTCGCGAGGATGGCGACGACGGACGCCTGCTGCCGACCGCGATCTTCGCGCGGTGGAACGCGCAAGGCGCGTAACGGTGGACTTTTCCCGCGCGCGCTGCCAAATGCCGCGCCGTGTCTGACAGCCTCATCCTCGAAGTCGCCAACATCGAAACCGACGTGCTCACCGGGATTTACTCGGAAGAGACCGGGCGACCGCAGCCGTTGCGCATCTCCATCCAGGCCTGGCTGACGCCGCGAGACGGCTATTCGCCCGATTGCCCGCTATCGGCGAGCAAGAACTACATGGACCTCAAATTCGCCGCCTCGGACGGGCTGCCCAAGGACGTCCATTTCAAGCTCATCGAGGCGGTGGCCGACCACATCTGCGAAACGCTGTTCCTGCAGGATACGCGGATCGAACGGATCGCGGTGAAGATCGTCAAGCTGGCGATCAGCGAGAACGGCGAGGAAATCGGCATCACGCTCACGCGCGAGCGGCGCGGTTGAGCGAGGACGGGCCAGCGCCGCGGCCGCTTGCGCTGGTCACGGGCGGCTGGCGCAGGATCGGCGCCGCCATCGCGCGCAAGCTGGCATCTGCGGGGTGGGACCTGGCGCTCCACGCGCACCACGCCGGCTCGTTCGACACGGAATTTGCCGCCCAGCTCGAATGGATCGGCGCCCGCGTGGTGCCGCTGGCGGGCGATCTCGATGATCCGGCCTGCGCGGAACGGCTGCTGGCGGACTTGCGCGAACAGGCCGGGCGCGCGCCGCGCCTGCTCGTCAATTCGGCCTCGGTCTTCCACGACGACACCATCGCGACGATGACGCCTTCCGCGCTGGAGCATCATTTCCGCGTCAACCTGTTCGCGCCGATGCTGCTGACCCGCGCCTTCGTTGAGGCGCTGGGGGAAGGCGATGGCTCGGTGGTCAACATCCTCGACCAGCGCGTGGTGAACCCCGTGCCCGATCAGCTCAGCTACACGCTGTCGAAGCAGGCGCTGCACGCCTCGGTGCGCACGCTGGCGCGTTCGCTGGCGCCGCGCGTGCGCGTGAACGGCGTGGCGCCGGGCCTGATCCTGCCCACGCAGGATTACGATGCCGAACAGTGGCGCCGGCTGGAAGAGATCATGCCGCTTCGCCGCCTGCCCGGCGCCGACGAGATAGCCGACGCGGTCCATTACCTGGCGTCGGCCTCCTCGGTCACCGGACAGACTATTTTCGTCGATGCCGGCGCGAACCTTGAATCTTATCCGCGTGATTTCGTATACTTGGAAAAGTGAGCACGCCCGCACCTCTCCCCGCACCCCTGGTTGACCGCTTCGCGCGGAGGATCACCTACCTCCGGCTGTCGGTTACCGATCGGTGCGATCTGCGCTGCGCCTATTGCATGCCGGAGCGGATGGAGTTCCTGCCCCGGGCCGAGGTGCTGACCCTGGAGGAACTTCACCGGCTGGCGCTGGCCTTCATCGCGCGTGGCGTCACCAAGCTGCGGCTGACCGGGGGCGAACCGCTGGTCCGGCGCGACATGATCGAGCTGGTCCGCGCGCTGGGGCGCCAGCTGGGAGAAGGGCTGGAGGAGCTGACGCTCACCACCAACGGTACGCGGCTGGCCGAATTCGCCGGGGACCTCGCGGCGGCGGGCGTGCGGCGCATCAATGTTTCGCTCGATACCCGCGATCGCGCGCTGTTCGAGCAGCTGGCCCGGCGCGACAGTCTGCCGCAGGTACTGGAAGGCATCGCGGCGGCGAAGGCGGCGGGCCTCAGGGTCAAGCTCAACACCGTCGCGCTCAAGGGGCTGAACGAGGCGGAAATTCCCGATCTTGTCGCCTGGGCGCACGGGCAGGGCCACGATCTCACGCTGATCGAGGTCATGCCGCTGGGCGAGGTCGAGGGCGACCGCTTCGATCACTACCTGCCGCTCGATGCGGTGCGGCGCGATCTGGCCGCGCGCTGGACCCTGACGGCGAGCGAGGCGCGTTCCGGCGGCCCGGCGCGCTATGTCGATATCGCGGAAACGGGCGGGCGGCTGGGCTTCATCACGCCGCTGACCGGCAATTTCTGCGACGGCTGCAACCGCGTGAGGGTGACGGCCACCGGGCAACTGTTCATGTGCCTTGGCGGCGAAGGCAAGGTGGACCTGCGCGCTGCGCTGCGTTCCGACGATCCCGATGCCGCGCTCGCGGTCGCCATGGCACGCGCCATGGGCGAAAAGCCCGAACGCCACGGCTTCGTCATCGATCGGCCCGGCGCGGCGCCGGCGCTGTCGCGCCATATGTCGATGACCGGCGGCTGACCATGGCGGCGCGGCTGGTGTTTCTCGGGCGTCTGGAAGACGTCGCCGGCGCGCCCGAGCGCGTGGTCGCGCCTGGCCCGCTCGAGGCGATTCTGGCCGCGCTCGATCCGGCGCTGGCGGTGGAACTGCTCGGCGATCGCGTGCGGATCGCGCTCAACGGCCGGCTGTTGAGCGACCACGGCGGGGTCATGCTGGCGGAGGGCGACGAACTGGCCTTCCTGCCACCGGTTTCGGGCGGCTGACGTGGCCGAGATCGTCTTGCGCGAATCGGCGTTCGATCCCGCGGCGGAAATGGACGCCTTCATCGGCCGTCACGCACAGGCCGGTGGCGTCGTCAGTTTTCTCGGACAAGTGCGCGGGGACGGCGGCGTGGAAGCGCTCGAACTGAAGCACTATCCGCCGATGACGCAGCCGGGGATGGCCGATCTCGCTGTCACGATCGAACGGCGCTGGCCGCTGGAGGGGCTGCTGTTGCTGCACCGGGTGGGCCTGATGGTGCCGGGTGATCCGATCGTGCTGGTCGCCGCGGCCGCGCGCCATCGGCGCGATGCCTTCGCCGCCGCCGATTTTGCGATGGACCACCTGAAAGGCGAAAGCTGGTTCTGGAAGCGCGAAAAGACCGCCGCCGGCTGGCGCTGGATCGAACCGCGCGCGCAGGACCACGCCGACCTCGCGCGCTGGTAGCTATCCGCGCACGCGGCCGCGCAGCGAATCGAGCGAGCGGTTCTCGTCCGCCAGCCAGCCGTCCACTTCATCGCGCACCTTGCGCACCGCCTTGAGATCGGCATCGGGGCCGTCGACGGCGGCCTTGGTCGCTTCCACCAACATAGTGTCGAGATCGGCCAGCGGCAGCAGCAGGCTGGACCGGGCCGAATCGAGCGCGGCCAGCGCGCCCTGCGCGACCGACCAGTTCTCCGCGCCTGGTGCCGCGCCGGCCGCCTGCGCCGCCGCGCGTTCGCCGGCAGGGCGCAGCGCCTCGAAATCGCGATGCGCCTTCGCCGCGGAATCGCGCAGCGTGGCCAGGCGGGCGAGCAGCGCGGGGCTGGCGGCCGATGGCGCGGGAACAGGGGCGGGCTGGGGAGCGGTGACACCCGTGCCATAGGCGCTTTCGGCCGGGCGGCGGGCCAGTGAGGGATAGTGTCCGCGCGCCGCGCATCCTTGCACCGCCAGCGCGGCGATCGCGAGGACGCCGAGGCGGAGGGCGGCGGGCGAGAGCGGGGGCTTGCGGAATGGATCGGGGCGAAGCATGCCGACGCCATAGCATGGGCACGGCCGCTGGCCACCCCGCAGCGCTACCCTGCGCTGGCCTTCGTCGTGCGCTGTGGCCCGGCGCGCGCAATTTCCGCCCGCCGCACCGGCCTTTCGCGTTGACAGGCGGCCCACCTTGGACTATCCGCGCCTCTCTTTCCGGGACCCTGCCCACGGTGGGGTGCCGGTGTGTTGCCCGCTATCCGCCGATTCGTGCGGGGTCTGGCGAGCAGACGTGAAGACGGGCAGACTTGAAAGACGGATAGTAGAACCATGTTCGCAATAGTGCGCACGGGCGGCAAGCAGTATCGGGTGGCCGCCGGAGACAAGATCGCGGTCGAGAAGCTGGCGGGTGAAGCCGGCGAAACGATCACCCTCGGTGACGTCCTCCTTGCGGGCAAGGACGGCGAACTGGCTGACGCGGCCAAGATCACGGTTTCGGCCGAGATCATCGCGCAGGCCAAGTCGGAAAAGGTCGTGGTGTTCAAGAAGCGCCGCCGCCACAACTATCGCCGCAAGAACGGTCACCGCCAGCAGCTTACCCTGCTGCGCATCGTGTCCGTGGCCTGATTCGAGATCCGGAGTAAGACGAGATGGCACACAAGAAAGCAGGCGGCTCTTCGCGTAACGGTCGCGATTCGGCTGGTCGCCGCCTTGGCGTGAAGAAGTTCGGCGGTCAGGAAGTGATCGGCGGCAACATTATCATCCGCCAGCGCGGTACCAAGGTGTACCCGGGAGCCAACGTCGGCATCGGCAAGGATCACACCCTGTTCGCGCTGACCGAAGGCCGCGTACGCTTCCACGCCGGCAAGCTCGGCCGCAAGTACGTGTCGGTCGATGCCATGGCGGAAGCCGCCGAGTAATCGGATGGTCGATAAAGGGCCATCCTGACGGGATGGCCCCGCCGGTCTTCGCAGGAAGGCCGGCCGAACGAGGGAGAGGGGCCGACCCGTCTCCCTTTTTTTGTTTCTCCCTCATCCCGCCGCGCCGGAAACCCGGATCGCCGCGCCGGTGGCCCATGGCCGCCTGCAGGACGCGATTCCGCATCGTTCCGGCGCAACGCGAAACAATGCTGTCACTTCATGTGCTTAGTGGGCGCGTGAGGGGCGGATGAAGGAGATGTGCCATGTTCATTCGCAGCGAACGCCTATTCCTGAGGCCGGGCTGGCCCGAGGACTGGGCCGAGCTTCTGGCGCTGATCGACGACGAATCGGTCGTGCGCAATCTCGCTCGCGCGCCCTGGCCCTACAGCCCGGCCGACGCGCGCGCCTTCGCCAGCCAGCCGCAGGCGCGGCGCCATCCGCACTTCTTCGTGACGCTGCCCGGCGCGACCGGGGCCAGGCTGATCGGTTGCGTGGGGCTGACCGACCAGGACGGCGGGGCCGAACTGGGATACTGGATCGCGCGGCAGCACTGGGGCCGTGGCTATGCCACGGAAGCGGTGCGGGCGGTTCTGGCGCTTGCGCCCACGCTGGGGCACCGCCGGCTCGGCGCGCACCATTTCCTCGATAACCCGGCATCGGG
The Novosphingobium sp. EMRT-2 genome window above contains:
- the thrC gene encoding threonine synthase, giving the protein MKYISTRGNAPALDFQGATLAGLASDGGLYVPETWPTFTEADIAAMAGLPYAELAARVMQPFVGDCLTPERLLELCRQAYGRFAHVAVTPLKQLDEKQWVLELFHGPTLAFKDVALQLLGLLFEEFLSRPKADGGDHHITIVGATSGDTGSAAIDAVAGRAGVDIFMLHPHGRVSDVQRRQMTTVLAPNVYNIAIDGSFDDAQAMVKRMFNDAAMTGRFAISAVNSINWARLMAQVVYYFAAALQLGAPQRKVAFSVPTGNFGDVFAGYVAAKMGLPIERLIVATNVNDILHRALSSGDYSASTVTPTAAPSMDIQVSSNFERLLFDAAGRDGAALAAQMKGFEATKAMQLTNAQRESIAALFTSARADANDMAHAMRWAHEATGEVLDPHTAIGLHGARTAQGIPAGVPVVTLATAHPAKFRDAVERATGVRPALPTRMGDLFEREESCAHLPGDYDTVAAWIAERATPRHG
- a CDS encoding class I SAM-dependent methyltransferase encodes the protein MARLDSAPRLMIGQGWPDFGLVDSGHGRKLERYGRYRFIRPEPQALWTPRQADWTADGEFVPGSDEDGGGRWMFDRPVPREGWDLTRGEVRFTASCTPFRHLGFFPDMAPVWDWMGDRLEGKSDASTLNLFGYTGVGTLSLSAFGPVTHVDASKKSVAQARANAALSGMAERPVRWIVDDAAKFAAREVRRGRRYDGIILDPPKFGRGPDGEVWRLEENLPGLIADCRQLLDAESRFLFLTVYAVRMSSLAIAGLLAEALADLPGTIEHGDLAIREDGDDGRLLPTAIFARWNAQGA
- a CDS encoding dihydroneopterin aldolase — its product is MSDSLILEVANIETDVLTGIYSEETGRPQPLRISIQAWLTPRDGYSPDCPLSASKNYMDLKFAASDGLPKDVHFKLIEAVADHICETLFLQDTRIERIAVKIVKLAISENGEEIGITLTRERRG
- a CDS encoding SDR family oxidoreductase, which encodes MSEDGPAPRPLALVTGGWRRIGAAIARKLASAGWDLALHAHHAGSFDTEFAAQLEWIGARVVPLAGDLDDPACAERLLADLREQAGRAPRLLVNSASVFHDDTIATMTPSALEHHFRVNLFAPMLLTRAFVEALGEGDGSVVNILDQRVVNPVPDQLSYTLSKQALHASVRTLARSLAPRVRVNGVAPGLILPTQDYDAEQWRRLEEIMPLRRLPGADEIADAVHYLASASSVTGQTIFVDAGANLESYPRDFVYLEK
- the moaA gene encoding GTP 3',8-cyclase MoaA, translating into MSTPAPLPAPLVDRFARRITYLRLSVTDRCDLRCAYCMPERMEFLPRAEVLTLEELHRLALAFIARGVTKLRLTGGEPLVRRDMIELVRALGRQLGEGLEELTLTTNGTRLAEFAGDLAAAGVRRINVSLDTRDRALFEQLARRDSLPQVLEGIAAAKAAGLRVKLNTVALKGLNEAEIPDLVAWAHGQGHDLTLIEVMPLGEVEGDRFDHYLPLDAVRRDLAARWTLTASEARSGGPARYVDIAETGGRLGFITPLTGNFCDGCNRVRVTATGQLFMCLGGEGKVDLRAALRSDDPDAALAVAMARAMGEKPERHGFVIDRPGAAPALSRHMSMTGG
- a CDS encoding MoaD/ThiS family protein; translated protein: MAARLVFLGRLEDVAGAPERVVAPGPLEAILAALDPALAVELLGDRVRIALNGRLLSDHGGVMLAEGDELAFLPPVSGG
- a CDS encoding molybdenum cofactor biosynthesis protein MoaE, giving the protein MDAFIGRHAQAGGVVSFLGQVRGDGGVEALELKHYPPMTQPGMADLAVTIERRWPLEGLLLLHRVGLMVPGDPIVLVAAAARHRRDAFAAADFAMDHLKGESWFWKREKTAAGWRWIEPRAQDHADLARW
- the rplU gene encoding 50S ribosomal protein L21, producing the protein MFAIVRTGGKQYRVAAGDKIAVEKLAGEAGETITLGDVLLAGKDGELADAAKITVSAEIIAQAKSEKVVVFKKRRRHNYRRKNGHRQQLTLLRIVSVA
- the rpmA gene encoding 50S ribosomal protein L27, whose protein sequence is MAHKKAGGSSRNGRDSAGRRLGVKKFGGQEVIGGNIIIRQRGTKVYPGANVGIGKDHTLFALTEGRVRFHAGKLGRKYVSVDAMAEAAE
- a CDS encoding GNAT family N-acetyltransferase translates to MFIRSERLFLRPGWPEDWAELLALIDDESVVRNLARAPWPYSPADARAFASQPQARRHPHFFVTLPGATGARLIGCVGLTDQDGGAELGYWIARQHWGRGYATEAVRAVLALAPTLGHRRLGAHHFLDNPASGRVLTKAGFVPTGDVRPRFSLARRGAAPSAAYVLHLAAPVNGGSEGGDAGDSIEVMRAA